Within the Gloeobacter kilaueensis JS1 genome, the region AAACTGCAGTATCGAGTCGTCGCCGAAAATTTCGACGAGGGCCGGCATGTGCCAGACGTGAATACCGCCGGAAGCGACGGCCATTACCCCGCCCATCGAGGCGTAGTCCTGGGTAAAGTAGATGCCCCGGGACAGATCGCGCTCGATGTGATCCTCGCGCAATAGATCGACGAAGCCCAACGTCGCTGCTCGATCGCCTTCGAGTTTGCCTACGACAGTACCGGTGTGGATGTGATCGCCGCCCGACAGGCGCAGGCACTTGGCAAGCACCCGGAAATGAATGCCGTGGTTTTTTTGGCGGTCGATGACGGCGTGCATGGCCCGGTGGATGTGCAGCAACATGCCGTTGCGGCGGCACCACTTGGAGAGGGTGGTGTTGGCGGTAAAGCCACCGGTAAGGTAGTCGTGCATGACGACGGGCGAACCGATTTCTTTGGCAAACTCGGCGCGCTCCATCATGTCTTCGCAGGTACCGGCGGTGACGTTGAGGTAGTGGCCCTTGATTTCACCGGTTTCAGCCTGAGCTTTGTTGATTGCCTCTTGAACGAACAGGAAGCGGTCGCGCCAGCGCATAAAAGGCTGCGAGTTAATGTTCTCGTCGTCCTTGGTCAGATCGAGGCCACCGCGCAGGCACTCGTAGACCGCCCGGCCATAGTTTTTGGCCGATAGGCCGAGTTTGGGTTTGATTGTGCAGCCGAGCAGGGGTCTGCCGTACTTGTTGAGCTTGTCGCGCTCGACGACGATGCCGTGGGGCGGTCCGGGGTAGGTCTTGACCAGGGCGATCGGAAAGCGAATGTCTTCGAGGCGCAGCGCCTTGAGCGCCTTGAAGCCGAAGACGTTGCCCACCAGTGAAGTGAGCAGGTTGGTGATCGAACCTTCTTCGAAGAGATCGAGCGGGTAGGCCACGTAGCAGATGAACTGGTTGCTCTCGCCGGGTACCGGCTCGATGTCGTAGGCGCGCCCCTTGTAGCGGTCTAGATCGGTGAGATTGTCAGTCCAGACCGTCGTCCAGGTACCAGTCGAGGATTCGGCTGCCACCGCTGCCGCCGCTTCTTCGATCGGAACGCCCGGCTGTGGGGTGACGCGAAAAGCCGCTAAAACGTCTGTGTCCCGTGGAATGTAATCCGGCATGTAATAGGTGAGGCGGTAATCCTTCACACCTGCCTGATAACCTGTCTTGGGCTTCGTCTGCGTGTACGTCACTTCTTCCTCCTTATCAATCACTCACGGCAACCCGACGCTCGCGCGACGGCTCTCTATCCAGGCAGCAATGCGAAAAACCCCATCCTGGCCTGTAAAGCGCGACAGAAGTCTCCCAAGAGAACTCCAGCCGCCAGCCTTGAACTGCATCAGGCTGAACGCGCCCAGGTCGCCTTCCTGAGATTGAAAATGACTTCTGTGGATGCGAAAGAGGAAAGCAAACCCAACTCAAACCTGGCGACGGAAAGGGCCAGTTTCAAGTGCGCGATTGGCTTACCAAAAATTCTTTCGCCGTCTTGTTACCCAACACTCTACCACCGCACATCAATAAGCTCAACATATTGTTACTAATGTTGTTTATCAGTAAAATTTATATGAAAAAGGTAGGAAAAGCTGAGAGTCCTGTCCGGCAGGACTGAACGTTTTGTAATAGGAACGCTCGTGGATTGGCCACCGAACCCCGGCAGGTGTGCAACCATATGGTGTATTCGGCGCAGGGACTGCACCTGGAGGAGCGAGCGGCGTGGGCCCATCGAGCAGTTATCCAAGAGTCGTCGCCGTCCTCAACGGCAAAGGCGGGGTGGGCAAGACGACCACCGCCGTCAACCTTGCGGCGGCACTGGCGGCAAAAGAGCGGGTGCTCCTGGTCGATGCCGACCCCCAGGGTTCGGCGAGCTGGTGGGCAGAGCGGGGCACGGCGGCCCTCGGCTTCGACCTGGCCCAGGAGACCAACCCGCGCCTGCTCGAAAGTCTGCGGGAGGTGGGCGGCTACAGTCTGGTCGTCGTAGACACGCCCCCGGCCCTTGATTCGGCGGCGCTGGCGGCAGTTGTCCAGGCGGCGGATCAGCTGGTGCTGCCGACGCCTCCGGCCCCCCTCGATCTGGCGGTGCTCATCGAGACGGTCCACCGGGCGGTGTTGCCCAGCGGCACCAGCCACCGGGTGCTCCTTACCCGCGTCGATCCGCGCAGTCTGGGCGAAGCGGTCGAAGCGCAAAGAACCCTCAGAGAACGGGGCATCCCCGCCTTCGAGGCGTTCATCCGCGCCTACAAGGCCCACGAGCGGGCAGCGCTTGAGGGGTTGAGCATTCTGCAATGGCGGGGCAAAAATGCCCGCGAGGCTGAGGCGGACTATCGCCGGGTGGCCGAAGAACTCGATCGTGATTGGAGAAAATAATGGCAAGAAAACGTTTGACCGATCTATTGCGCGAGGGCCAGGATCCAGCCGAGGCCGAGGCTGAAGCCGAACCCTCGCCAGCTCCTGCCTCCCGGACTGGGCGCTCGCCCCTGACGGCTCTCAAAGCATCGCTAGCCGAAGCTGAGCGGCGCGTCGCGGATCTGCAGGGGCAGCTGCAGGAGCGCGACGCGGCCCACCGCGCCGAGGTGGAGCGGCTGCACACTGAGCTGGAGAAGGTGCAAAAAGAAGCGCTGCAACTGGCACTCGCCAACACTGCCTTGATCGAGGAGGTCAACGGCCTGCGCCAGTCGCCTCCGGCCAAAGAGCCAAATGCAAAGTTCCAGCCGCCCCAAAAACAACCGCTGCTGCCCACCTACAAGGTGGTGCCGCGCCCCATCCAGCGCGCCGGTGAGCCGCGCAACAACAACGACATCCCCTCCTGGTTGCTCTAGCCCATATAAGGAAGTCTGGCCGCCGTCGCCCGAATCGCTTCGATATTGGCGAGCAACTGGCCCGTCGCATCCCAGTGGCCACTTAAAAACATCTGGCGCGGAGCGGCGGCCAGCGCCAGCGGCAGGCTCTGCTGGGGCAGGCGGACCTGGAGCGCTTCGAGGTCGATAGTCAGAATCGTCTCCGGGCTCTGGACGATCGTGCGCTGCAGTTGCTCGACGGTGTCCGCGTCGGCTGTGAGGCAGGGGATACCGATGGCCAGGCAGTTGCCAAAAAAGATCTCAGCAAAGCTTTCACCTACGATCGCTTGTATACCCCAGCGCGATAGAGCCTGGGGGGCATGCTCGCGGCTGGAGCCGCAGCCGAAGTTGCGGTTGACTACCAGAATGCGCGCCCCCTGAAAGTGAGGCGCGTCGAAGGGATGGTCCGCCTGCTGGGTGCGGTCGTCGGCAAAGACCGCCTCCCCCAGGCCATCGAAGCTGATCGAGCGCAGGTAGCGCGCCGGGATGATCCGGTCGGTGTCGATGTCGTTGCCTGCCAGGGCGATGCCCCGGCCTTCGACAGTCAAGATTTTGCTCATCGCTGGGGCTCCAGCAGGGTGCGCACGTCGGTCACAGCCCCCCGGATGGCCGCCGCCGCCACCATCGCCGGGCTCATCAGCAGGGTACGACCGGTGGCGGAGCCCTGGCGGCCTTTGAAGTTGCGGTTGGAGGAGGAGGCGCTCAACTGCCGCCCCACCAGCCGGTCCGGGTTCATCGCCAGGCACATCGAGCAGCCCGGCTCGCGCCACTCAAAACCAGCGGCCAAAAAGATCTCGTGCAGGCCCTCGGCTTCGGCCTGGCGCTTGACCGCCTCGGATCCGGGCACGACGAAGGCTTTAATACCCGGTGCGACGTGGCGGCCAGAGGCGAGCTTTGCCGCTTCGCGCAGATCCGACAGGCGGCCATTGGTGCAGCTGCCGATAAAGCAGACATCGACTTTTGTGCCGGCAATCGGCGTGCCCGGCAAAAGATCCATGTAGCGGTAGGCTTCTTCGGCCAGAGGCCGCTCTTCTTCGGCCAGTTCCTCTGCCCTCGGTACCGCCTCGTCCACGGCAATGCCCTGGCCTGGCGTGATGCCCCAGGTAACGGTCGGTGCCACCTGCCGGGCGTCGAAGACGACGACATCGTCGTAGCTGGCGTCCGGATCTGATCGCAGGCTTTCCCACCAACTGGTCGCCCGCTCCCAGTCAGAATCTTTTGGGGCGAAGGGCCGGTCCTTGAGGTAGGCGTAGGTCGTCGCGTCCGGGTTGACGTAGCCGCAGCGGGCTCCGCCCTCGATCGCCATGTTGCAGACGGTCATCCGCTCCTCCATGTTCATCGCCTCGAAGGTGCTGCCCGCAAATTCGTAGGCGTAGCCGACTCCCCCCTTGACCCCGAGCTTGCGGATGATGTGCAAGATTGCATCCTTGGCGAACACACCGGCGGGCAGGCTGCCGTTCATCTCGACGCGGCGGACCTTGAGCTTGCCCAGGGCAAGAGTCTGGCTTGCGAGCACGTCGCGCACCTGGCTGGTGCCGATACCGAAGGCGATCGCCCCAAAGGCACCGTGGGTCGAAGTGTGGCTGTCGCCGCAGGCGATCGTCATCCCCGGCTGGGTCCATCCCTGCTCTGGGGCGATTACATGTACGATGCCCTGGGAGCCGGAGCCGATGTTGTAAAAGCGAATGCCGTACTCGGCGCAGTTGGTCTCAAGGGCGCGGATCATCTGCTCGGCCATCGCGTCGGCGAAGGGCCGCTCCTGACCCGCAGTCGGCACAATATGATCGACTGTCGCCACGGTTCTTTGGGGATAGCGCACCGGCAGACCGCGCTCGCGCAGCATGGCGAACGCCTGGGGACTGGTGACCTCGTGGATCAGGTGCAACCCGATAAATAGCTGCGTCTGCCCCGAGGGCAAGGTGCCCACCGTGTGCAACTGCCAGACTTTGTCAAATAACGTTCCCCGGCTCAAGGCGCTGGACTCTCAATACTGCAAGCGCCATTGTAGCCGGGAGAAACCGAAGAAAATCCAAAACTCTCTACCGGCACCGCACAGACTCGTGCTATACTTGTGAACATTGGTCCACTTCTCAACCGCGCCGAAGCCGGACTCTTTTAGCATCGGTGCTAGAATCTGGGAGCTATTTCAATGACCAAAAACGGTACCAGTGGTAGTCGTTCCTCGGCGCGGGAACTGAGCGAGCTATCATCCGACGATGCGCTGGAGATGACCATGGCCCGTACCTCCGACGAATCCAAAAAACAAACACCCCAGCCGGGGTCCGCAGAGGATCCCCAAAAGCAAAAAGCGCTCAAGATGGTCCTCACCCAGATCAAGCGCAACTTTGGCGAGGGAGCGATCATGCGGCTGGGCGAGAGCACCCGTATCAAAGTCGAGACGGTAGCCAGCGGTGCCATCACCCTCGATCTGGCTCTGGGGGGCGGTCTGCCCAAGGGTCGAGTCATCGAAATCTACGGCCCCGAATCCTCGGGCAAGACGACCCTGGCGCTGCACGCGATCGCCGAGGTTCAAAAAAATGGCGGCATCGCGGCCTTCGTCGATGCCGAGCACGCCCTCGATCCTTCCTATGCCAAGGTGTTGGGCGTCGATGTCGAAAATTTGATTATCTCCCAGCCCGACACGGGCGAGATGGCCATGGAGATCGTCGATCAGCTGGTGCGCTCGGCGGCGGTCGATATCATCGTCATCGATTCGGTGGCGGCCCTGGTGCCCCGCGCTGAGATCGAAGGTGAGATGGGCGATGCCCACGTCGGTCTGCAGGCGCGGCTGATGAGCCAGGCGCTGCGCAAGATCACAGGCAACATCGGCAAGACCGGCTGCATGGTGATCTTCCTCAACCAGTTGCGCTCCAAGATTGGCGTCATGTACGGCAACCCCGAGACAACCACCGGCGGCAACGCCCTCAAGTTCTATGCCTCGGTACGCCTCGACATCCGCAAGGCGGAAACTCTTAAAAAGGGCCAGGACGAGTACGGCAACCGGGTGCGGGTCAAAGTCGTCAAAAACAAGGTGGCTCCGCCCTTCCGCAAGGCCGAATTCGACATTATCTTCGGCAAGGGCATCTCCTCGATGGGCTGCATCCTCGATCTGGCAGTCGAGATGGAGATCGTCGATCGCAAGGGAGCCTGGTACTCCTACGGCAGCGAGCGCCTGGGCCAGGGCCGCGAAAACGTGCTCGCCCTGCTCGAAGAAAATACTGCCCTCGCCAGAGAAATTGAACTGAAGGTGCGCGAAAAGATCGCCAACGGAGCGGTCGTCTCCGCCACTGTCCCGGCCCCTGAGGAGGCCGACGCCGACTTAGACGAAGAGTAACAAACTCCACCTCAGTAGACCCCGGCTCTGCCGGGGTTTTTGCGTTCCAGCCGATCCCTAGGAAAATCTATCGTTCTGGCGGGGCGAGCCGTCAGGCCCCTTAGGATCGAGACGCGACACAAAGTGGCCTGGGATACCGTTCGATCGCCCCCAGAAGTGGGTAACTTAGAAGAAGTAGAGTGGTTGCGCAATGAACCTCAAATTTGTCAGACACCTCGCGGAATCCTTCAACTCTGTCCAGCTCGAAGCGCAGATCCACCGGATCGAAGAACAGTACTTTCAAAGCCCGCTCGATAGCCAGACCCAGCTTCTCGACACGGTGGGCGACTATCTCAAGGCGCTCGATGTGCGCATCCAGATGGAGCGCGACGGCGTCGATGAGGCGGCTGCCCTGCGGGATCTGGCGCGCCGGATGCGCCAGCTGAGTGCCAACAAGCCCTACAGCGAGTGGCTGGACGAAGCACCGACCCTCACCCAGCGCGCTTAAAACCGAGCAGCCGTCCTAGAGCGCCAGTTGTGGCTTGAGCCTGTCGAACTGCTTGGAGCTGAGCACTTTTTTGCTCACCAGTTCATCGAGGCTCTTATAGGGCCGGGCGGCGATGATCTTTTTGGCTGTCGCTGCGCCGATGCCCTTGACCTGCTGCAGTTCTTTGCTGGTGGCGGTGTTGACGTTGACGACGACGGTGGTAGATTTGGTGGATTTTTTTGACCCAGGGGTCGTTGTCGTCGTTGTCGTGCTGGTGGTCGCAGGGGTGCTGGTCTGGGCCAGCACAGGCAGAGGAGCAAGGGACACCAGCGCGAGCAGGAGTGCTGCCAAACGATGCTTCTTAAACACGGCCAACTTCTCCCAAAAAAGCATGATCTCTATAGATGCCTGAGCGATAGGAAGCGAGCGTGACAGTGCGATGAAGCTGGTTTGTCGATGCGTGTCCAGCCCCTTGCCGGAGAGCAGCCGGTTCTGTGGCAGAATAGATCGTAATCCCGATTGGGTTGGGGTGGGATTCGGCGATGACTCTCGATGTCTCGGGCGCGCAGCTTGCTGCCATCCGCGCCCACGGTGAGCGCACGTACCCGCGCGAGTGCTGCGGCCTGCTATTAGGCAGTTTTGAGAAGGGCGATAAAAAGCGTCTCGTCGAGGCGTATGCCGTCGAGAACACCTGGCAAGGAGCGGGAGAATTTGGCTTGGGCGACGGTCAGGGCGAGGAGCGGCGCTTTTTGATTACGCCGGAGGATTACCGGGCTGGTGAGCGCTACGCCCGCGAGCGGGGGCTCGAAGTGATCGGCACCTATCACTCCCACCCCGACCATCCGGCCCGCCCGTCGGAGTTTGACCGGGGAAACGCCTGGCCGGTCTACTCTTACATCATCGTCTCGGTGCAGAATGGTCGGGCGGCTGATCTGACTAGCTGGACGCTCGACGACGAGCGGCAATTTCAATCTGAAACAATTTGTCGGACCACGGAGGTCTAAGCATGGGTGTAAAAGTTTTGATTCCTGCGCCGTTGCGCCGCTACGCAGGCGATCAAGAGAGTCTGGAACTGGAGGGGGCAAGCGTCGGCGAGGTACTCGACGATCTGACGGGCCGTTACGGCGAACTCAAAAAGCACCTCTACAGCGAAGACGGCAAACTGCGCAACTTCGTCAACGTCTACGTCAACGACGAGGACATCCGGCACCTGCAGCAGCAGGGCACCGCTGTCCAATCCACCGACATCATCAGTATCGTGCCTTCGATCGCAGGAGGCGATTAGGCCATGCTCAATCCGGATACGACGACCATCGAACTTTCTAAAGACGAAATCGAGCGCTACTCGCGCCATCTCATCCTGCCGGAGGTGGGGCTGGAGGGTCAAAAAAAGCTCAAGGCCGCCTCGGTGCTCTGCGTCGGCACCGGTGGTCTTGGCGCACCGCTCACGATGTATCTGGCTGCCGCCGGCATCGGTCGCATCGGTCTGGTCGATTTTGACGTGGTCGATGCGAGCAACCTCCAGCGCCAGATCATCCACGGCACCTCCTGGATCGGCAGGCCAAAGATCGACTCGGCCACCGACCGGCTCAAGGAGATCAACCCGTACCTGCTCGTCGATCGCTGGCCAGTGCGCCTTTCAAGCGAGAACGCCCTCGACATCGGCCAGCACTACGATCTGATCATCGACGGCACCGACAACTTTCCGACCCGCTATCTGGTCAACGACGCCTGCGTGCTTTTGGGTAAACCCAACGTCTACGGCTCGATCTTCCGCTTCGAGGGCCAGGCGACGGTCTTTCACTACGAGGACGGTCCCTGCTACCGCTGCCTCTATCCGGAGCCGCCGCCGCCGGGCCTGGTTCCCAGCTGCGCCGAGGGTGGCGTGCTGGGCATTTTGCCTGGCATCATCGGCGTCATCCAGGCGACCGAGGCGGTCAAGATCATCCTGGGCATCGGCACGACGCTCAAGGGCCGACTGATGCTCTACGATGCGTTAAATATGAAGTTCCGCGAGCTAAAGCTGCGGCGGAACCCCGAGTGCCCGGTGTGCGGCGACCATCCGACCGTCACCGCCCTCATCGACTACGAAGAATTCTGCGGCATCCCGCAGGCCCGCGCCGAAGAAGAGAAAACCCAATCTGCCATGCAAGAAATCACCGCCGCCGAACTTAAAGATCTCCTCGATCACAGGGTCGATGTGGTCGTCGTCGATGTGCGCAACCCCGACGAATTTGCCGCCGCCCGCATTCCCGGCACCACCTTGATTCCGCTACCTGAGATCGAGAACGGTCCTGGCGTCGAGAAGGTGCGCGCACTGGTCAACGGCTCGCAACTGATCGTCCACTGCCGCAGCGGGATGCGTTCGGCCAAAGCCCTGCAGATTTTAGAGCGCTCCGGCATCGAGGGCAAGAACCTCAAAGGCGGCATCCACGCCTGGTCCGACGAAGTCGATCCGAGCGTGCCCAAGGTGTAAAAACCCACGCGGGTTTCGCAGTTCCCTGGGCTGTGAAACTTTCTGTCGCGGCAGGGCTCTATTCGTCGCCGCCAAAGAAGTCGGTGACGCTGTCCCAGGCGTCGCTCGCCGCATCCGATACGGTGTCGTAAGCGTCTGAAGCCGTTTCACTGACCGTGTCATAGGCGTCAGAAGCAGCGTCGCTGACCGTGTCATAGGCATCGGAAGCAGCATCACTGGCCGTGTCGTAGGCGTCCGAGGCTGTGCCACTGACGGTATCCCAGACGTCGGAAGCCGCGTCGCTGACGGTGTCGTAGGTGTCGGAAGCAGCACCACTCGCTGTATCCCAGACGTCGGAGGCGGCATCGCTGACGGTATCGTAGGTGTCAGAAGCGTAATCCTTGGCCGTATCCCAGGCGTCGGAGGCCGTGTCACTCACGCTGTCCCAGGCGTTGCTGGCTGTGTCCGAAATCGTTTCCCAGGCTCCTTTGCCCATTTCGCCCACGCCACTCAGGTAGTTGCCGTCGTCGAAGTCTTTTGCTGCCTCGTAGGAGTGTTCCTCGCCCACCAGACCCATCAATCCGTCGGAGATTGTATCGCTTATTGCTCCACCGGTTGCGTGCTCAAGGCCAACCCCGATCGCTGCCCCCGCCGCTCCTGCCACTAAGACTGCGCCACCTACCACCCCTGCAGTCGCAGCGGCGGCACCTGCAGCACCGGCTCCCATCAGGCCGGCACCCAGCGCTCCAACACCGGTGAGCGTTTCCATGACGCCCTGCTCGGTCTTGTCGTTTTGCTCAGACATTTCTTGACTCCCTGTGAGGACTGTTTGTGGATATTCAATAGTCCGCGCCCGGCCCCGCGTTTTGAAAGTGCAAGGATCTGTAATTTTTCTTCAGCAATCATCTGGCCAGGGCAACGTGGCGCTCCTGTTCGTTTGGTAGGTCGTCGCCAAACGGTTTATGCAGCGGCTGGATATTTCTAAGATCGAAGTAGTTCTCCCGTGCATCGATCGTTGCGATTGGCTGGAGACACCCGCAGCGGTCGGCACCGACGCAGACTGTTGCATTGTGTAAACAGGCAATGATGCCGGTCGGGCTTCGATGTAATGTGAACACGGCGCTCACCTGAATCAAGAAAGGTTAACTGCATGGCGATTGAGAGAGGGGCCAAGGTCCGCATCCTGCGCAAGGAATCCTACTGGTATCGCGATGTCGGTACGGTTGCATCGATCGACAAAAACGAGAAGACGATCTACCCGGTGACGGTGCGCTTCGAGAAGGTCAACTACTCGGGGCTCAACACCAACAACTTCGGCGTCAGCGAACTGGAAGAAGTCGAAGCTTAGTGCCCGAACTGCCCGAAGTCGAGACGCTCAGGCGCGATCTACTCATCTATTTACCTGGCGAGCAGATAAAAGATGTGGAGGTGTTGCGCGCCGCCTCTGTGGGCTACCCGCCGGACCCGGTGGCTTTTGCGGCTGCTCTTGTCGGTCAGATCTTTGGCGAGCGGATGGTCCGGCGCGGCAAGTACCTGCTGCTATTTTTTGAAAGTGGCGACGCGCTCGGGGTGCATCTGCGCATGTCTGGCCGGTTGCTCTGGCGCTCTGCGGACGCACCGCTTGAGGTACACACGCGGGTGCGCCTGTTCTTAAATAGCGGCCACGAGTTGCGCTTTGAAGATCTGCGCGTCTTTGGCAGGCTGTGGTTCGTTCCGGCAGCTGTAGCTTCAGAGCAGGTGGTGACAGGATTGACGCGCCTCGGGCCGGAGCCATTCTCGGCGGAATTTAGTGGCGATTATCTGATCGAACGTCTGCGCCGCCGCAAGCAGCCAATCAAGACGGCCCTGCTCGATCAGAGCCTGGTGGCGGGGGTGGGGAACATCTACGCCGACGAAGCGCTCTTTATCAGTGGCATCGACCCGACGATCTCGGCGCACAAACTGACCGGAGCGGCGATCGAGCGCCTGCGGCAGGCGGTCATCCGGGTTCTGGAGCAGGGGATTGCCCAGCGGGGCACCACCCTGCGCAACTACACCGACGCCCAGGGGGTCAACGGCAACTACGCCGGCGGTGCCTGGGTCTACGGGCGGCGGGGTGAACCCTGCCGCAACTGTGGAACACCGATCGAGCGCGTGCGCCTGGCAGGCCGCTCGACGCACTTCTGTCCAGCCTGCCAGCGCGTACAATAAAGCATCTCAGCGGCAAAGTTTCTGGCAATGACTGCGAATCTTCTGACTCGAACCCGCTCCAGCACCCGGCTGCAGATTGTCAGACCCCTGGCAAGCCTCTGGTTTCGCTTCTGTGCGGCACTGCTTGAGCAGGCGATTTTGCTTTTGGCCGCCTTTGCGATCGTGCAGTCGGTGGGTGCCTTGCTGTCGCTTCTGGGTGCAACGGTTGCAAGCCCGCTGCTCGCCTGGATCACCGTCGGCCTCTACGGCCTGCTGGTGCTCTTTAACTATCTGGTGTTGCCGCTGCGCAACAAGGGCCAGACCCTCGGAATGCAACTGGTGGGCATCCGGATCGTGCGGATGGACGACGAGAAGCTCACCGCCGGAACGCTACTTTTGCGTCACCTGTTGGGTTATCCCCTCAGTTTGCTGCCCCTGGCTCTGGGATTTATCACCGCCGCCCTCGACAGCGACAAGCAGGGCTGGCACGACAAGATCGCCGACACCAAAGTGATCGCCGACCCGCGCCGCACGGTAGCCAACCTCTATCCGGCGATCGTCTCCTCATTTTTTATCCACGTCCTGGTGATCCTCTCGGCGATCGTGCTTGCGATCATCATTCCGCTGCTGCTGCAGGCGCTGCACATCCAGTTTCCGGACCTCAAGCCCGAGGAGCCGCCGCCACCGCCGGTGGTGATCGACATCGACCAGACCGACCCGAACCTCAAGCCCCGGCCCAACGCGGTGCGGGCCAACCACAACTCGGTGGCCAAAAAGCGCAATCGTGAGCTACCCACCGACACCGGCGTGCGCGGTGCCCAGCAAAGTAAACCCACACCCCGCCCCCGCGTCGCCCAGCAACCGCCCGCCCCCGCGCCGGAGCCCGAGCCCAAGCCCGAAGTCGAGCCGCCCAAACCCAAACCGGTGCCGGTGCCAAAGCTAAAAGCCGCCCCGCCCCCATCGCCGGACCCAATCCTGCCCAAGCCGGTCGAGCCGCCGAAAGTCACCAGTCCTGAACTGTCGGCCCTCAAACCGGAACCTGCTCCCGACAATACTCCGCCCGCCCCCGCGCCCCCGACGCGCAGGAGGCGTACTAGCTCGTCGAGCGGCTCCGGTCTCGGCACGGCCAGCGCCCTCGGTGGACCGCTCTCCGCCAGCAGTCGCGGTGGTGGCAACGGTGGCCTGGGGAGCAGCGGTGCCCTCAACCCCGGCAGCGATGGTCCCGGTTCGGGCGTCGATGCGCAAGAAGACATCGACTGGGGTCCGTACATGGCTGCCCTCCAGCGCAAGGTCAAGCGCAACTGGATCACCCCGGAGGCAGGCAATTCCCGGCGCACGGTGCTGGTCTTCTCGGTGAGCAAGAGCGGCGATGTGACCAACCTGCGCGTCGCCCGCTCCTCCGGCTCGCGCTCCTCCGACGATGCGGCAATCGATGCGGTGCAGCGCGCTGCCCCCTTTGCCCGGCTGCCGGTGGGCTATAAAAACGACCGCATCGACATCCAGTTCACCTTCGACATCAACGTCTTCGGGGCGACCCAGGGAGACTTTTAACGGTGGACTACCGCTTCTACGTGGCGGGACCGCTCTTTAACGCCTACGAGCAGAGCTACCAGGCTGAAATTGCGACTAGACTCGCCCCCCTCGGGCGGGTCTTTTTGCCGCAGGCCGAGATTGCAGCCAGTGCCAGTGCTGCCGAGGTCTTCGAGCGCTGCTGCCGGGGCATCGATGAGAGTGCGATCGTCGTTGCCAACCTCTCCGGTCCCGACGCCGACTCGGGAACTGCCTTCGAGGTGGGCTACGCCTACGCCACAAACCGGCCCATCTACGCGATTCGCAGCGAACTGGCCTACGGCTATCCTGACCGGGCGCTCTATCCGAATCTGATGCT harbors:
- a CDS encoding TonB family protein, translating into MTANLLTRTRSSTRLQIVRPLASLWFRFCAALLEQAILLLAAFAIVQSVGALLSLLGATVASPLLAWITVGLYGLLVLFNYLVLPLRNKGQTLGMQLVGIRIVRMDDEKLTAGTLLLRHLLGYPLSLLPLALGFITAALDSDKQGWHDKIADTKVIADPRRTVANLYPAIVSSFFIHVLVILSAIVLAIIIPLLLQALHIQFPDLKPEEPPPPPVVIDIDQTDPNLKPRPNAVRANHNSVAKKRNRELPTDTGVRGAQQSKPTPRPRVAQQPPAPAPEPEPKPEVEPPKPKPVPVPKLKAAPPPSPDPILPKPVEPPKVTSPELSALKPEPAPDNTPPAPAPPTRRRRTSSSSGSGLGTASALGGPLSASSRGGGNGGLGSSGALNPGSDGPGSGVDAQEDIDWGPYMAALQRKVKRNWITPEAGNSRRTVLVFSVSKSGDVTNLRVARSSGSRSSDDAAIDAVQRAAPFARLPVGYKNDRIDIQFTFDINVFGATQGDF
- a CDS encoding nucleoside 2-deoxyribosyltransferase — translated: MDYRFYVAGPLFNAYEQSYQAEIATRLAPLGRVFLPQAEIAASASAAEVFERCCRGIDESAIVVANLSGPDADSGTAFEVGYAYATNRPIYAIRSELAYGYPDRALYPNLMLRGAARGVFAGIDGLVEQLLKDLAERT
- the moeB gene encoding molybdopterin-synthase adenylyltransferase MoeB, with product MLNPDTTTIELSKDEIERYSRHLILPEVGLEGQKKLKAASVLCVGTGGLGAPLTMYLAAAGIGRIGLVDFDVVDASNLQRQIIHGTSWIGRPKIDSATDRLKEINPYLLVDRWPVRLSSENALDIGQHYDLIIDGTDNFPTRYLVNDACVLLGKPNVYGSIFRFEGQATVFHYEDGPCYRCLYPEPPPPGLVPSCAEGGVLGILPGIIGVIQATEAVKIILGIGTTLKGRLMLYDALNMKFRELKLRRNPECPVCGDHPTVTALIDYEEFCGIPQARAEEEKTQSAMQEITAAELKDLLDHRVDVVVVDVRNPDEFAAARIPGTTLIPLPEIENGPGVEKVRALVNGSQLIVHCRSGMRSAKALQILERSGIEGKNLKGGIHAWSDEVDPSVPKV
- a CDS encoding DNA-formamidopyrimidine glycosylase, with translation MPELPEVETLRRDLLIYLPGEQIKDVEVLRAASVGYPPDPVAFAAALVGQIFGERMVRRGKYLLLFFESGDALGVHLRMSGRLLWRSADAPLEVHTRVRLFLNSGHELRFEDLRVFGRLWFVPAAVASEQVVTGLTRLGPEPFSAEFSGDYLIERLRRRKQPIKTALLDQSLVAGVGNIYADEALFISGIDPTISAHKLTGAAIERLRQAVIRVLEQGIAQRGTTLRNYTDAQGVNGNYAGGAWVYGRRGEPCRNCGTPIERVRLAGRSTHFCPACQRVQ
- a CDS encoding photosystem I reaction center subunit IV, with the translated sequence MAIERGAKVRILRKESYWYRDVGTVASIDKNEKTIYPVTVRFEKVNYSGLNTNNFGVSELEEVEA